One genomic segment of Aulosira sp. FACHB-615 includes these proteins:
- a CDS encoding universal stress protein gives MLNNILVALDGSDIAERVIQVLDDLVLSPETKVVLCHVFPTPDSEMELPADRPHPESPALSYFQIEKQLQSYKEKISIHSAVELVTGEPADEIIRLANIYKADLIIIGSRGLTGMKRIVQGSVSSQVVEEANCSVLVVKPSKN, from the coding sequence GTGCTGAATAATATATTGGTAGCTCTGGATGGTTCGGATATTGCAGAACGTGTCATTCAGGTTTTGGATGATTTGGTATTATCACCAGAAACTAAAGTCGTTTTGTGTCACGTATTTCCGACACCAGATTCAGAGATGGAACTACCCGCAGATCGTCCTCATCCAGAATCTCCAGCATTATCTTATTTCCAAATCGAAAAACAACTGCAATCTTACAAAGAAAAAATATCGATTCACAGTGCAGTAGAATTAGTCACTGGCGAACCTGCCGATGAAATTATTCGCCTAGCTAATATTTATAAAGCTGATTTAATTATTATTGGGAGTCGCGGATTAACTGGAATGAAGCGCATTGTCCAGGGTTCTGTGAGTAGTCAAGTAGTAGAAGAAGCTAATTGTTCTGTATTAGTGGTAAAGCCCAGTAAAAATTAA
- the hisD gene encoding histidinol dehydrogenase, translating to MLRIITQQADVKAELQRICDRTHDEQVVHKEATVREVLQTVKRQGDKAVLHYTAEFDHQTLKLEELRVTGSELDTAYQQVSKELLQAIQLAARQIEAFHRQRVPKSWVNFGEDDVVLGKRYTPVDRAGIYVPGGRAAYPSTVLMNAIPAKVAGVPRIVMVTPPGAGKVISPAVLVAAQETGIEEIYRVGGAQAIAALAYGTETIPKVNVITGPGNIYVTLAKKLVYGTVGIDMLAGPSEVLIIADEFANPVHVAADMLAQAEHDPMAAAILLTTDPALAKNVQVAVERQLVDHPRRIDTEKAIAHYGLIVLVESLAAAAELSNEFAPEHLELEVKDPWAILPQIRHAGAIFLGYSTPEAVGDYLAGPNHTLPTSGAARYTSALSVETFLKHSSIIQYSPTALQKMAGAIDALATAEGLPSHADSVRRRIQKDE from the coding sequence ATGCTGCGAATCATTACTCAGCAGGCAGATGTTAAAGCAGAACTACAACGTATCTGCGATCGCACCCATGACGAACAAGTGGTTCATAAAGAAGCAACGGTGCGGGAAGTGTTGCAAACGGTGAAGCGCCAAGGCGACAAAGCTGTGCTGCACTATACGGCTGAATTTGACCACCAAACCTTGAAGCTGGAAGAACTGCGCGTTACGGGTTCGGAACTAGATACGGCGTATCAGCAAGTCTCTAAAGAATTGCTCCAAGCGATTCAGTTAGCGGCTCGGCAAATTGAAGCATTTCACCGTCAACGTGTCCCCAAAAGTTGGGTAAACTTTGGGGAAGATGATGTAGTCTTGGGTAAACGCTACACCCCAGTAGACCGAGCCGGGATATATGTTCCTGGTGGTCGTGCGGCTTATCCCAGTACGGTGTTAATGAATGCTATTCCAGCAAAGGTGGCTGGTGTACCCCGAATTGTGATGGTGACACCACCAGGGGCGGGGAAAGTAATTAGCCCAGCCGTGCTAGTGGCGGCCCAAGAAACCGGAATAGAAGAAATTTACCGGGTTGGCGGGGCGCAAGCGATCGCCGCTTTAGCCTATGGGACAGAAACAATTCCGAAAGTTAATGTGATTACCGGGCCAGGCAATATTTACGTTACCTTAGCCAAAAAACTCGTCTATGGTACTGTGGGCATTGATATGCTGGCAGGGCCAAGCGAAGTGTTAATTATTGCTGATGAATTTGCCAATCCGGTGCATGTGGCTGCTGATATGTTAGCCCAAGCCGAACATGATCCAATGGCAGCAGCAATTTTATTAACTACAGATCCGGCTTTGGCAAAAAATGTCCAAGTCGCGGTGGAAAGACAATTAGTTGATCACCCCAGGCGGATTGATACAGAAAAAGCGATCGCCCACTACGGCTTAATTGTGCTGGTAGAATCTTTAGCAGCCGCAGCAGAACTCTCCAATGAATTTGCGCCGGAACATTTAGAATTGGAAGTCAAAGATCCTTGGGCTATTTTGCCGCAAATCCGCCATGCTGGCGCGATATTTTTAGGCTACTCCACACCAGAAGCTGTTGGTGACTATTTAGCAGGGCCAAACCATACCTTACCTACCTCTGGCGCAGCTCGTTATACTTCAGCTTTAAGTGTAGAAACCTTTCTCAAACACTCTAGTATTATTCAATACTCACCCACAGCCCTGCAAAAAATGGCTGGGGCAATTGATGCACTAGCAACAGCAGAAGGACTACCTTCCCACGCTGATTCAGTCCGGCGGCGGATTCAAAAAGATGAGTAA
- the rpsT gene encoding 30S ribosomal protein S20 — MANTKSALKRASIAERNRLRNKTYKSAVKTLMKKYLTVVETYAANPTPELKQEVELRLAEAYSKIDKAVKRGILHPNNGARKKSRLAHKLKPIATAQ, encoded by the coding sequence GTGGCGAATACAAAGTCTGCTCTTAAACGCGCCAGTATCGCAGAACGCAATCGGCTGCGGAATAAAACCTACAAGTCAGCTGTTAAGACGCTGATGAAGAAATACTTAACTGTGGTAGAAACCTACGCAGCTAATCCTACGCCCGAACTCAAACAAGAAGTTGAATTACGGCTGGCTGAGGCTTACAGCAAAATCGATAAAGCTGTAAAGCGTGGCATTCTGCATCCTAACAACGGTGCTAGGAAAAAATCGAGATTGGCTCATAAACTCAAGCCAATCGCAACCGCACAGTAG
- a CDS encoding TatD family hydrolase, whose amino-acid sequence MQLIDTHVHLNFNNFQPDLAAVRSRWQAAGIVRLVHSCVEPSEFSSIQAIAQQFPELSFAVGLHPLDAEKWQSDTAEKIQYLASSDAKVVAIGEMGLDYYKAENYEQQRIVFSEQLAIASALNLPVIIHCRDAASDVREILQKRQEITGGRMRGVMHCWGGTPEETQWFLDLGFYISFSGTVTFKNAKEIHASAAMVSSDRLLIETDCPFLAPVPKRGEKRNEPAYVRYVAEKLAELRGETVEAIAHQTTQNACKLFGLAL is encoded by the coding sequence ATGCAGCTGATTGACACCCACGTTCATCTTAACTTTAATAACTTCCAGCCAGATTTAGCAGCAGTGCGATCGCGGTGGCAAGCAGCAGGGATAGTACGCTTAGTACATTCCTGTGTAGAACCATCAGAGTTTTCCAGCATTCAAGCAATTGCCCAGCAATTTCCTGAACTAAGTTTTGCTGTAGGGTTACATCCTTTGGATGCCGAAAAATGGCAAAGTGACACAGCCGAGAAAATTCAATACTTGGCAAGTTCCGACGCAAAAGTGGTGGCAATTGGGGAAATGGGGCTGGATTACTACAAAGCCGAAAACTATGAGCAGCAGCGCATAGTATTTTCCGAGCAATTAGCGATCGCATCAGCACTGAATCTGCCCGTGATTATTCACTGTCGAGATGCGGCCAGTGATGTCAGGGAAATTTTGCAAAAAAGGCAGGAAATTACAGGCGGAAGAATGCGGGGTGTCATGCACTGCTGGGGTGGAACACCAGAGGAAACCCAATGGTTTTTGGATCTGGGTTTTTACATTAGCTTTAGCGGGACTGTAACATTCAAAAACGCTAAAGAAATTCACGCCTCAGCCGCGATGGTAAGTAGCGATCGCCTATTAATAGAAACAGACTGTCCCTTTTTGGCTCCTGTTCCCAAACGGGGTGAAAAACGCAATGAACCAGCTTATGTCCGCTATGTGGCGGAAAAATTAGCCGAGTTGCGGGGAGAGACTGTAGAAGCGATCGCCCACCAAACCACGCAAAATGCTTGTAAACTATTTGGATTGGCTCTTTAA